DNA from Musa acuminata AAA Group cultivar baxijiao chromosome BXJ1-5, Cavendish_Baxijiao_AAA, whole genome shotgun sequence:
agcattgtttatgatattattttCTTTCTAGATAATCTGCTGATTTCAAACAATTACCAGCAGACTTTTATATGCTTCCATTTATAAATAATTAGGTGTAATCCTGATAGAGATCAAATGAGGCCTATAGATGTTGTCATTAGGTGATATGAGTTAAATATGATTAGTGGTGTATGGAGGAAGGTCGCAAGACttcaataaaaataatgataataataaaaacctTAATGCTCTTGAATTAACGAGAGATATTGCATTACACAAGGGACAATGGTGAAAAAAAATCCATGCGGCCAGGCCAAATGGTTTGGTATGGCTTATTATTCGTATTGTTATGAACAGAAATCCCAGAAAAAGGGTGGTTGATATTTGTTAACTTTTTTCTAAACAGAGACCGGGAGAATGCATGGTTTTCCCCCATTGTTATCGGAAACAAAAGCTCTTCTGCATACATGGATTATCTCCTTTACCATAGAAGTCCATTCCATTTTCCAGATATTTAAGTAGGGTATGGCATCATTCTCATTCAGTTATTTTTTTCAGATCAAATATTATATCTCATAGCCCAGGATAATTGCTACATTGAATAGGAACATCATGCATTCAGAGATCAACAGAGAACTATTGTGACAAATAGTAAATCTACATGCATGTGAATATCAAGAAGAGGAACGAGCAACAGCGGAATTTTGTTAGTGTTGTAAAAGATGACTAGTAGAATGCAGGATAACAAAATCCTTACCCATTACTATCTTCGTCTTGGTGCTGCGCATCATCCGCAGATTCACCGATCTCCCTTGGTGAATTCGAGCCCGAGCTCCTCCCACTACTGCCCTCTTCCACGTCCAGAATATCCTCCTCGGTCGGGTGCCTCCGCCGGTACTCGATGCACACACAGACCATATGCAGCAGGCACTGGAACGCGTATCCCACGATCCACAATCGAAGAGGCATCGACGGCGTCTCATCACGGCTCAAGATCAGCACGCCGACAGCGACCCCCACGAAGGCCAGGTTCCACAGGATATCGAGGAACACGACGGGCTTAGAATAGGCCCAGTCGTTCTGCCGCTCCTCCAGATGCTCCGCCGCCGTCTCCCGCACCATCATCGACGGCTCCCTCATCATCCGCCGGCCGCTCGCCCGGCGGAGGAACCAAGCGGCACTGCGGAGGCTGGGGCCTCGCCCGGACCGGCCCGCGCCGCCGAGGAGCGGGGCCGGGTCTATGCTGCCTTCCCCGCCCGGGCTCGGAggcctcgtcgtcgtcgtcgtcgtcgacatCCCCAATATCGAAGATCTGAAATCGGATGCAACTCTCGTCCTTGCGCCGACCCTAATCGATCCTATCGCTTCCGATCGTGGCGATCCCCAAACGAAGATCCTCGACGAGGAAACCCTTGGTGTGACGGAATCGGAGCCACTTTTCGTCGTCTCTTGATGAATCCCCACAAACGATGATGAGGGCGGGGCCAAACGCGTACAGTCTCGACGCGTAACCGCGTCAGTTTGCATGTGCTACCTCTAACGGTGTAAATTTGTCACACGGTACTCTTTTAAATCTTGGAAACCTCTCTTATAATTAATTCTAAAAAGTAtcaataattaattaataatgcAGAATGATCTTTAAATTATTTATGTAGATATATTATACTTCTAACAGTCATCAATAATAATTAACCACGTAGAAAGATCTTTGAACTATCTCAGGGGAAGTCAAGACATGGAAATAAATAACAGGATTAAGTCTAAATGACCTAAAATATATGATTAACTCGCTCATTAAtttcattggatttgaatcaCTTGTCAAAAAATTTTGAAGTTAAATAAATTAACAATAATATCTATAAGACTTTTATATATTAATCTAATATTAAAAACTATACCAAGGAAGAACAAATTCTTTCAATTCTAGGATAAGACAGAGACGCTCTTCCAAAGGATTCTGTCTACCTACCGTCTCCATTAAGCTGGCCCGAGCGAAAAAGATATCCATCAAGCACCAGAAATCATACACATCTTTTCTGATTTCCACCTCTGACCAGCAGACAAATGTATGCCCGTGGATGTCAATCCCATTCTGATTCCTTCTCTAACGCAGACGAAACCTTTCCCAGCATCCATTACCCGAAAGATATCATTAACAAAGGCGAAAGGTCCACTCCTCCGTGCGTAGACTTTGTGAAGTTGTTCAATCAGTGCTCCAGTTTATGATGATTTCAATCCTCCCATCATCTGTCCTCTCGACACCTCACGGCACGAGAATATCTCTTTTTGATCTCCGTGGCCAGCTTGCACTACTCCTTCCCTCTATAAACCCTACCGGCTCCGAAGCAGGAGCCACAAACTTGTCTGCACCTTCTCATTTAGAAGCTTGCAGCTTTCTTCGAGTTCTTTCGATCTCGCTGACACGATGACCAAAACGTTGGGTCCACTCGCAGTGGGGAGAGTGATAGGAGATGTGTTGGATTCCTTCGTCCCTGAAATGAAGCTGGAGGTTGCTTACGGTCATAACAAGCAAGTCTACAATGGCCATGAGCTCATGCCTTCTGCGGTGTGTGGAAGACCCCGGGTTGAGATCGGTGGTGATGACATGAGGAGCTTTTATACGCTTGTACGTAACGTATGATTCTATCAACTTTGATCAGGCGAAACGGTCAAATATATGGAGTTAATTTATAAGAGCATTCGTAGGTTTTGACAGACCCAGACGCTCCGAGCCCCAGTGACCCTCACTCGCGAGAACATCTCCACTGGTTAGCATGCAGCGTAACATTTCTATTACGGTCTGTAAAGTTGGTATTCGGTGCATAAACAATCTGGGTTTGGTTTCTTCAGGATTGTTACTGACATTCCCGGCACGACTAATGCATCGTTTGGTGAGTAGTAGGACTCGAACACATTCTTCCGATGCTCATCTTTTCATGGTTGATGCAAGTGATGAAGTGCCGGTTAGTGTGGACGATGCAGGTAGAGAGATAGTTAGCTACGAGGCACCGAAGCCTTCCATCGGCATCCACAGGTACGTGTTCGTCCTCTTCAAGCAGAAAGGGAGGCGAACGGTGTGCGTGCCGCCGGCTTCGAGAGACCACTTCAACACGCGAAGCTTCTCCGAGGAAAGCGGCCTCGGACTGCCTGTGGCTGCGGTCTACTTCAACGCACAAAGAGAAACAGCTGCAAGAAGAAGATGAATCGTGATTGTGATGATCAGCCACGAGTTTCATCTATGGAAGCGTTCTTACCATGAAGAAATGAGCAAGAAAATTATATGTAACATTATTATCTTA
Protein-coding regions in this window:
- the MCN3 gene encoding CEN-like protein 1 isoform X2, whose translation is MTKTLGPLAVGRVIGDVLDSFVPEMKLEVAYGHNKQVYNGHELMPSAVCGRPRVEIGGDDMRSFYTLVLTDPDAPSPSDPHSREHLHWIVTDIPGTTNASFGREIVSYEAPKPSIGIHRYVFVLFKQKGRRTVCVPPASRDHFNTRSFSEESGLGLPVAAVYFNAQRETAARRR
- the LOC135674309 gene encoding E3 ubiquitin-protein ligase At1g63170-like isoform X1, whose translation is MQTDAVTRRDCTRLAPPSSSFVGIHQETTKSGSDSVTPRVSSSRIFVWGSPRSEAIGSIRVGARTRVASDFRSSILGMSTTTTTTRPPSPGGEGSIDPAPLLGGAGRSGRGPSLRSAAWFLRRASGRRMMREPSMMVRETAAEHLEERQNDWAYSKPVVFLDILWNLAFVGVAVGVLILSRDETPSMPLRLWIVGYAFQCLLHMVCVCIEYRRRHPTEEDILDVEEGSSGRSSGSNSPREIGESADDAQHQDEDSNGVVKHLESANTMFSFIWWIIGFYWVSAGGQELTHDAPQLYWLCIVFLAFDVFFVVFCVALACVVGIAVCCCLPCIIAILYAVADQQEGASEEDIHQLSKYKFHKVGDPEKLEISGPFGGIMIECGSDPPVEHTLSAEDAECCICLSPYDDGVELRELPCGHHFHCSCIDKWLRINATCPLCKFNILKSNHHGTEEV
- the MCN3 gene encoding CEN-like protein 1 isoform X1; this encodes MTKTLGPLAVGRVIGDVLDSFVPEMKLEVAYGHNKQVYNGHELMPSAVCGRPRVEIGGDDMRSFYTLVRNVLTDPDAPSPSDPHSREHLHWIVTDIPGTTNASFGREIVSYEAPKPSIGIHRYVFVLFKQKGRRTVCVPPASRDHFNTRSFSEESGLGLPVAAVYFNAQRETAARRR
- the LOC135674309 gene encoding E3 ubiquitin-protein ligase At1g63170-like isoform X2 yields the protein MQTDAVTRRDCTRLAPPSSSFVGIHQETTKSGSDSVTPRVSSSRIFVWGSPRSEAIGSIRVGARTRVASDFRSSILGMSTTTTTTRPPSPGGEGSIDPAPLLGGAGRSGRGPSLRSAAWFLRRASGRRMMREPSMMVRETAAEHLEERQNDWAYSKPVVFLDILWNLAFVGVAVGVLILSRDETPSMPLRLWIVGYAFQCLLHMVCVCIEYRRRHPTEEDILDVEEGSSGRSSGSNSPREIGESADDAQHQDEDSNGVVKHLESANTMFSFIWWIIGFYWVSAGGQELTHDAPQLYWLCIVFLAFDVFFVVFCVALACVVGIAVCCCLPCIIAILYAVADQEGASEEDIHQLSKYKFHKVGDPEKLEISGPFGGIMIECGSDPPVEHTLSAEDAECCICLSPYDDGVELRELPCGHHFHCSCIDKWLRINATCPLCKFNILKSNHHGTEEV